The Vibrio tubiashii genome includes a window with the following:
- a CDS encoding glycoside hydrolase family 38 C-terminal domain-containing protein, translating to MAKVHVIPHTHWDREWYFTQQDSDVLATYNFTKVIETLENQPSYSCYHLDGQSAIVEDYLKVLPNMRERMAKLVSDKKLFIGPWYTQTDTYNVAGESIIRNLKYGMHIAEELGHSMKVGYLPDTFGHNAQMPTLFKGMGIDNIVFWRGIDYDQHVEKSHFFWKSQGGDSIYAYNLVHGYGAAKNIVPNADHLDKKIFPMIDKIKSLSGLDEVLIPSGGDQVSIDPNLPETLQAASERSPAGDIYTISSMESFVDFLRRNSSEFETYQGEFKAPRYTRIHKTIGSVRYDIKKLNFEIEQFLLKKLEVVIAIAKAQGIIVHTELVDMAWKKILECHAHDSMGGCNSDATNADIMHRLKQAEEICHGLYNLVVKEIASSACDDNEVMIFNGQITPFDGVAKVVAFSKHPSIALSDGKALLATEILARETLDGGKVIEVTKDGEKEVAVPPYYRFELNVKVSNLPAMGYQVFQVVESESAMLTQSSDVQTIENAALTVTLKDGELSLTHKATGRVIEQLLRFEEQADDGDSYDFSPLEGDEPRYLNELTWLSSQVGETEQTMTLLATMPVPSDLESRQAGNELVQASFEITLTLDANDEQLKVSIHTVNQACDHRVRVLINSDVQSQESVATQPFAVMTRPIAPSVEGWQERFRECPIDIETTDGAVAIEQAGKAVVVNGRGLKEFQILPDEQSDVIALTLFKATGKLGKDDLLWRPGRASGINNTVVYTPDAQLQKSMSFAFSIAMPTDASHLTLRVLESQYLDLPFSYQKQSLNSFENRLERFQVRFDTRSAVKSFSLFEVNQPLTLSSIGHSFYQDNAVIVRLFNATEDVQQLDTTAFAHFAQVERVNYREQSVEQEWSVKPNNSIDLRIGFKI from the coding sequence ATGGCAAAAGTACATGTCATTCCTCACACTCACTGGGATCGTGAGTGGTATTTTACTCAGCAAGACAGTGACGTTCTGGCAACTTATAACTTCACCAAAGTAATTGAAACTTTGGAGAACCAACCAAGCTACAGCTGCTACCACCTAGATGGTCAATCTGCGATTGTTGAAGATTATCTCAAAGTGCTTCCGAACATGCGTGAGCGTATGGCTAAATTGGTGAGCGATAAAAAACTCTTTATCGGCCCTTGGTACACTCAGACCGATACCTACAATGTAGCAGGCGAGTCAATTATCCGTAACTTGAAGTACGGCATGCATATCGCAGAAGAACTCGGTCACAGCATGAAGGTTGGTTACCTACCGGACACCTTTGGTCACAACGCGCAAATGCCGACACTGTTCAAGGGAATGGGGATCGATAACATCGTATTTTGGCGTGGTATTGATTACGACCAACACGTAGAAAAATCGCACTTCTTCTGGAAATCGCAAGGTGGAGATTCAATCTACGCTTACAATCTAGTTCATGGTTACGGCGCGGCGAAAAACATCGTTCCTAATGCAGACCATCTAGACAAAAAAATCTTCCCGATGATTGACAAGATTAAGTCGCTGTCAGGTCTTGATGAAGTGCTGATCCCATCCGGTGGCGATCAGGTCAGTATTGACCCGAATCTACCGGAAACTTTGCAAGCTGCCAGCGAACGTTCGCCTGCTGGGGACATTTACACCATCTCATCGATGGAAAGCTTTGTTGATTTTCTTCGCCGCAACAGCAGTGAATTTGAAACTTACCAAGGTGAGTTCAAAGCGCCGCGATACACTCGTATCCATAAGACAATTGGCTCTGTTCGCTACGACATTAAAAAGCTCAACTTCGAGATTGAGCAGTTCTTACTCAAGAAGCTTGAAGTCGTGATTGCGATTGCTAAAGCACAAGGCATCATAGTTCACACTGAGCTGGTGGATATGGCTTGGAAGAAGATCCTTGAATGTCACGCCCATGACAGTATGGGTGGGTGTAATAGCGATGCCACCAACGCAGATATCATGCACCGTCTAAAGCAAGCCGAAGAGATCTGTCACGGCTTATACAACCTAGTGGTGAAAGAGATTGCTAGTAGTGCATGTGATGACAATGAAGTGATGATCTTTAACGGCCAAATCACACCATTTGACGGTGTTGCAAAGGTTGTCGCTTTCTCTAAGCACCCGTCTATTGCCTTGTCGGATGGTAAAGCCCTGCTTGCGACCGAAATTCTTGCGCGCGAGACCTTAGATGGTGGCAAGGTCATTGAAGTGACTAAAGATGGTGAGAAAGAAGTCGCCGTGCCGCCATACTACCGCTTTGAATTGAACGTGAAGGTGTCCAACCTTCCTGCGATGGGCTACCAAGTCTTCCAAGTGGTTGAGTCAGAGTCAGCGATGCTTACGCAGAGCAGTGATGTTCAAACGATTGAAAATGCGGCGTTAACCGTCACGTTGAAAGATGGTGAACTGAGCTTAACCCACAAAGCAACAGGCCGCGTGATTGAACAGTTGCTGCGTTTTGAAGAGCAGGCTGATGATGGTGACTCTTACGACTTCTCGCCTTTAGAAGGAGACGAACCACGTTATCTCAATGAGTTAACTTGGCTATCAAGCCAAGTAGGCGAGACTGAGCAGACAATGACGCTGCTGGCAACAATGCCTGTGCCTTCAGATTTAGAGTCGCGTCAAGCAGGTAATGAGCTGGTTCAAGCCAGTTTTGAAATTACATTGACACTAGATGCCAATGACGAGCAGCTAAAAGTCTCAATTCACACTGTAAATCAGGCGTGTGACCACCGCGTTCGTGTACTGATTAACTCCGATGTACAAAGCCAGGAATCCGTCGCTACTCAGCCGTTTGCTGTGATGACGCGTCCAATTGCCCCGAGTGTTGAAGGCTGGCAAGAGCGCTTCCGTGAGTGTCCGATTGATATTGAAACCACAGATGGTGCGGTTGCGATTGAGCAAGCCGGTAAAGCGGTGGTGGTAAATGGTCGCGGCCTGAAAGAGTTCCAAATTTTACCAGATGAGCAGAGTGATGTGATTGCGCTGACGCTGTTTAAAGCGACGGGCAAGCTAGGTAAAGATGATCTGTTGTGGCGCCCGGGGCGAGCTTCTGGCATCAACAATACCGTGGTGTATACGCCAGATGCTCAGCTGCAAAAATCGATGAGCTTTGCTTTCTCGATTGCGATGCCGACAGATGCAAGCCATCTAACGCTGCGAGTCCTAGAAAGCCAATATCTCGACCTGCCGTTTAGCTACCAGAAGCAGTCACTAAACAGCTTTGAAAATCGTCTCGAACGTTTCCAAGTCCGCTTTGACACCCGTTCAGCGGTGAAGTCATTCAGCCTGTTTGAAGTGAATCAGCCACTGACGCTTTCAAGTATTGGTCACTCCTTCTATCAAGACAATGCCGTGATTGTGCGCCTGTTTAATGCCACAGAGGATGTGCAGCAACTTGATACCACGGCGTTTGCCCATTTTGCTCAGGTGGAGCGTGTAAATTACCGCGAGCAGAGTGTGGAACAAGAGTGGTCAGTCAAACCGAACAACTCAATCGACCTACGCATTGGCTTTAAAATCTAG
- a CDS encoding alpha-amylase family glycosyl hydrolase: MNNEKIYQKVALLYGDEQAESITQEIHALVEKWQGKAPNYANWVDETTSYLITYGDSVQEQGQPTLATMKTFADKYLKGALSNIHILPMFPYTSDDGFSVVDYRKVDPNLGDWSELNALAENFDLMYDCVINHISKSSDWFQRFLAGDEAYQDYFIESDPSLDYSSVTRPRALPLLTPFTKASGETTHVWTTFSEDQIDINFKSPQVLLESIDILLMYAANGGRSIRLDAIGFIWKVLNSTCIHLEQAHEIIKLWRIVLDEVMPGSLLITETNVPHKENISYFGQGDEAHMVYQFPLPPLTLHAFLSQDSQVLTTWAKGLTAEAMESLNTGRKTTYFNFLASHDGIGVRPTEGILSDDDRLMMCQHVERKGGRVNYKNNGDGTQSPYELNINYLSAVTEPSDSDELKASKFLAAQSILLSFIGVPAVYYHSLLGSENDVQGMLDSGINRRINREKFDFAQLETELAEEGSLRQRVYSEMTRLLQLRKGQKAFSPSSSQQVLELGHGLFGLKRGEGESAIQFVVNLSEQAAEVSLAAGGLDLISQREFDAQFTLKPYQFVWLTQPQAQ, translated from the coding sequence ATGAACAACGAGAAAATTTACCAAAAAGTCGCTTTGCTCTACGGAGATGAGCAAGCGGAAAGCATCACCCAAGAAATCCATGCCCTGGTTGAAAAGTGGCAAGGCAAAGCACCGAATTACGCTAACTGGGTCGATGAGACAACATCTTATCTCATTACTTACGGCGACAGCGTACAAGAGCAAGGCCAGCCTACTTTAGCGACGATGAAAACCTTTGCTGATAAGTATCTGAAAGGCGCCTTGAGCAACATTCATATCTTGCCAATGTTCCCATATACCTCAGACGATGGTTTTAGTGTGGTTGATTATCGCAAAGTCGATCCTAACTTAGGCGACTGGAGTGAGCTTAACGCATTAGCTGAAAACTTCGACTTGATGTATGACTGCGTGATTAATCACATCTCTAAAAGTAGTGACTGGTTTCAGCGCTTTTTAGCCGGAGATGAAGCTTATCAAGATTACTTTATTGAGTCTGACCCAAGCCTAGATTATTCGAGTGTTACGCGCCCCCGCGCATTACCGCTCCTAACACCGTTTACCAAGGCTTCGGGTGAGACAACTCATGTGTGGACTACCTTCTCTGAAGACCAGATCGACATTAACTTTAAGAGTCCACAAGTCCTGCTCGAAAGCATTGATATTTTGCTGATGTATGCGGCAAATGGTGGTCGTTCGATTCGCTTAGATGCGATTGGTTTTATCTGGAAAGTACTGAACTCGACCTGTATCCACTTAGAGCAAGCTCACGAGATCATTAAGTTGTGGCGCATTGTGCTCGACGAGGTGATGCCGGGTTCTCTGCTGATCACTGAAACCAATGTACCGCACAAAGAGAACATCTCTTACTTTGGTCAAGGCGATGAAGCGCACATGGTGTATCAGTTCCCACTGCCACCATTAACCTTGCACGCGTTCTTAAGTCAAGATAGCCAAGTATTAACAACTTGGGCTAAAGGTTTAACGGCAGAGGCGATGGAGTCTCTCAATACGGGACGCAAGACAACCTACTTTAACTTCCTCGCTAGCCATGATGGGATTGGTGTACGCCCAACAGAAGGGATCTTGAGCGATGACGATCGTCTAATGATGTGTCAGCACGTCGAACGCAAAGGTGGACGAGTTAACTACAAGAATAACGGTGACGGCACCCAGTCTCCTTACGAACTGAATATTAACTATCTGAGTGCGGTGACGGAGCCTAGTGATAGTGACGAGTTAAAAGCGAGCAAGTTCCTAGCTGCGCAATCTATTTTGCTCTCGTTCATCGGTGTGCCTGCGGTTTACTATCACAGCTTACTTGGCAGTGAAAACGATGTACAAGGGATGCTGGATTCGGGCATTAACCGCCGCATCAACCGTGAGAAGTTTGACTTTGCTCAGCTAGAAACTGAGCTGGCTGAAGAGGGCTCGTTACGTCAACGTGTTTACAGTGAAATGACGCGTCTTCTCCAGTTGCGTAAAGGGCAAAAAGCCTTCTCACCAAGCTCATCTCAGCAAGTGCTAGAGCTAGGTCATGGACTGTTTGGACTTAAACGCGGTGAAGGGGAAAGTGCGATTCAATTTGTGGTCAACCTATCGGAGCAAGCAGCGGAAGTATCGCTAGCAGCAGGTGGTTTGGATCTGATTTCACAGCGCGAGTTCGATGCGCAATTTACACTTAAACCATATCAATTTGTTTGGCTGACTCAGCCGCAAGCCCAGTAG
- a CDS encoding fructose PTS transporter subunit IIA, translated as MKLANLTSENLIMLDATFDGRFAAINALVDKIDQAGKLTDRDQFLEAVLKREDEGPTALGEYLAVPHGKSPAVKEPVFACAFVKDEMQWKGLDGDEPVTMIFLLAIPPAEAGSTHMEVLTTLTSSLVDDDFRDQLQAANSPQQVMALFGAEQEAEQPVESAQDEPNSTEELAQDLSRFAYPLVLGAGVLISAFLFLLL; from the coding sequence ATGAAACTAGCTAACTTAACGTCTGAAAATCTAATCATGCTCGATGCTACCTTTGATGGGCGCTTCGCAGCGATCAATGCCTTGGTCGACAAAATTGATCAAGCGGGCAAGTTAACTGATCGTGACCAGTTCCTTGAAGCCGTGCTGAAACGTGAAGATGAAGGCCCAACAGCGCTCGGTGAATACTTAGCGGTGCCACATGGTAAGTCGCCAGCAGTAAAAGAGCCGGTGTTTGCGTGTGCGTTTGTTAAAGATGAGATGCAGTGGAAAGGTCTCGATGGCGATGAGCCAGTGACTATGATCTTCCTATTGGCGATTCCGCCAGCAGAAGCGGGTTCGACCCATATGGAAGTGCTGACTACACTGACTTCTTCATTGGTGGACGATGATTTCCGTGACCAACTGCAAGCGGCAAACTCTCCGCAGCAAGTGATGGCGCTATTTGGTGCAGAGCAAGAGGCAGAGCAGCCAGTTGAGTCAGCTCAAGATGAGCCAAATTCAACCGAAGAGTTGGCGCAAGATCTTAGCCGCTTTGCTTATCCGTTGGTGCTTGGGGCGGGTGTGCTGATTTCAGCATTCCTCTTCCTATTACTTTAA
- the manA gene encoding mannose-6-phosphate isomerase, class I: MSVFKLDNVIQNYAWGSKESISKMFGIDNSDCQPQAEIWMGAHPNGCSRVAATGELLSDVIAQDSKSIFGDYTAMRFGELPYLFKVLAAETPLSIQVHPSKHKAEAGFARENEQGIALNAAHRNYKDPNHKPELVYALTFYKAMNGFRPISQIIDLFQQAGIAALDTEVSALDAKPNSDGLREFFTAIMSLDEQRKISALEQLDQALIRGPKTALMREVFEYVAEFNKHYPGDIGLLSPLFLNTIELAPGEAMFLHAETPHAYVQGTGLEIMANSDNVLRAGLTPKHIDVDELTDNTLFVSTNPEQIKLAPIYKEGKQSYPIPVDDFGFDILTANDAIKRQYLRSAEILFCVEGEVEVEVNEQALRLKPGESVFISNDSGMYSYQGNGTLARAYN, encoded by the coding sequence ATGTCTGTTTTTAAACTGGATAACGTTATTCAAAACTACGCGTGGGGCAGTAAAGAGTCGATTTCTAAAATGTTTGGAATCGATAACTCGGACTGCCAACCACAAGCGGAAATTTGGATGGGGGCACACCCCAACGGATGCTCGCGTGTCGCAGCAACGGGAGAGCTGCTTTCTGATGTGATCGCCCAAGACAGCAAAAGTATCTTTGGGGATTACACTGCGATGCGTTTTGGTGAGCTGCCTTATCTGTTTAAAGTGCTTGCGGCAGAAACGCCGTTGTCGATTCAGGTTCATCCAAGTAAACATAAAGCGGAAGCAGGATTTGCACGTGAAAATGAGCAGGGGATTGCACTAAACGCTGCCCATCGTAACTACAAGGATCCGAACCACAAGCCTGAGTTAGTGTATGCGCTAACCTTCTACAAGGCGATGAATGGATTTCGGCCTATCAGTCAGATCATCGACTTGTTCCAACAAGCGGGCATTGCAGCCTTAGATACCGAGGTGAGTGCGCTTGATGCGAAACCAAACAGCGATGGCTTACGTGAGTTTTTCACTGCCATTATGTCTTTGGATGAGCAGAGAAAAATCAGCGCATTAGAACAGCTTGATCAAGCATTGATACGTGGCCCTAAAACTGCCTTGATGCGTGAAGTGTTTGAGTATGTGGCGGAGTTTAACAAGCACTATCCGGGTGATATTGGTTTACTTTCTCCGTTGTTTCTTAACACGATTGAGTTAGCGCCAGGTGAGGCTATGTTCCTTCATGCTGAAACGCCGCATGCTTATGTTCAAGGCACTGGGCTAGAGATCATGGCCAACTCGGACAATGTGCTGCGTGCAGGCTTAACGCCTAAGCATATTGATGTGGATGAGTTGACTGATAACACCTTGTTTGTCTCGACCAATCCGGAGCAAATTAAGCTGGCACCTATCTACAAAGAAGGAAAGCAGAGTTATCCTATTCCAGTGGATGACTTTGGCTTTGACATCTTGACTGCCAATGATGCTATTAAGCGTCAATACCTTCGCAGTGCTGAGATACTGTTCTGTGTTGAGGGAGAGGTTGAGGTCGAAGTAAATGAGCAAGCGCTGCGACTAAAACCGGGAGAATCAGTGTTTATCAGCAATGATTCAGGTATGTACAGTTACCAAGGTAATGGCACCCTAGCACGCGCCTACAACTGA
- a CDS encoding nuclear transport factor 2 family protein, with translation MNTTKSLKTLLLSLFAAASFNSAVAAESTNTQAMQDAVEINNPTLWPKPANPVAKGSEQSGALKVVQGFFAAYGAGDMETLKQYVAEDVEWHIPGRHNLAGTKRGIDEFVGFFNQLGKAGFKAEVMILAANDTYVIDAHRGWSTAEGEKIDVNWVLLYQIENGKIQRVQNFSGDLYRSDEFFNRFFSE, from the coding sequence ATGAACACAACAAAGAGCCTGAAAACACTTCTTCTAAGCCTATTTGCAGCGGCAAGTTTTAACAGTGCTGTCGCAGCAGAATCAACCAACACGCAAGCGATGCAAGACGCAGTCGAAATCAACAACCCAACGCTGTGGCCTAAACCTGCTAACCCTGTAGCTAAGGGGTCAGAGCAGAGCGGTGCATTGAAAGTGGTACAAGGATTTTTTGCTGCATATGGCGCAGGTGATATGGAAACACTCAAGCAGTATGTTGCTGAAGACGTTGAGTGGCATATTCCTGGTCGCCATAATCTAGCTGGCACTAAACGCGGTATTGATGAGTTTGTTGGATTCTTCAATCAATTAGGCAAAGCCGGCTTTAAAGCGGAAGTGATGATTCTGGCAGCAAACGATACTTACGTGATTGATGCTCACCGTGGTTGGAGTACCGCAGAAGGTGAGAAGATCGATGTGAACTGGGTTCTACTCTATCAAATTGAAAACGGTAAAATTCAACGAGTACAAAATTTCTCAGGTGATCTCTACCGCTCAGATGAATTCTTTAACCGCTTCTTTAGCGAGTAA
- a CDS encoding LysR family transcriptional regulator encodes MMFLELAEQGSFTKATEKLGISKGYMSKQIKALEEELKTKLVVRSTRHMRLTAEGQRAYNHGLKIKHQIHTFRDNVQEENEQVSGLLRLTAPKMFTEAFLSDICFKFKQLHPDIEFELNSSFTKHNLIQDDIDLAIRATNTPPDNLVAHKLFSYRHILVASANYLANNSIPEVEGDLLDHSCLTTLHQTNWPLKSSDPIVSGWLKTNENHVLKQQALEGRGIVRVPSYYVEQEVERGELREVLSEQNSGQTNTFYLLYPQPVYPPAKLITFIEYVKSYFENTDYAFEQKD; translated from the coding sequence ATGATGTTCTTAGAGCTTGCTGAACAGGGCAGCTTTACCAAAGCAACTGAGAAGCTCGGCATATCCAAGGGCTATATGTCTAAGCAAATTAAAGCGCTTGAAGAGGAGCTTAAAACAAAGCTTGTGGTGCGCTCGACTCGCCATATGCGTTTAACCGCCGAAGGCCAGCGAGCCTATAACCATGGTTTAAAAATCAAGCATCAAATCCACACGTTTAGAGATAATGTCCAAGAGGAAAACGAACAGGTTAGTGGGTTGCTTCGCCTGACCGCTCCCAAGATGTTTACTGAAGCATTTCTTAGCGATATCTGTTTTAAGTTCAAGCAGCTGCACCCTGATATAGAGTTTGAACTTAACTCAAGCTTTACCAAACACAACCTTATTCAAGATGATATCGATCTAGCGATCCGTGCCACCAATACCCCGCCAGATAACCTGGTCGCGCATAAACTGTTTAGCTATCGACACATTCTGGTCGCATCTGCCAACTATCTAGCAAACAATAGCATTCCAGAGGTTGAAGGCGATCTTCTAGACCATAGTTGCCTGACAACCCTTCACCAGACAAACTGGCCACTGAAGTCAAGTGATCCGATCGTATCTGGCTGGTTGAAGACCAACGAGAACCACGTATTAAAACAACAAGCATTAGAGGGAAGAGGAATTGTTCGGGTACCAAGTTATTACGTCGAGCAAGAAGTAGAGCGAGGAGAGCTTCGAGAAGTGTTGAGTGAACAGAATTCAGGGCAAACAAACACCTTTTATCTTTTGTATCCCCAACCGGTTTACCCACCAGCAAAACTCATCACCTTTATTGAGTACGTTAAAAGCTATTTCGAAAATACCGATTACGCTTTTGAACAGAAAGACTAA
- a CDS encoding aldo/keto reductase — MDQSPISKYLPNASQLVYGCMGLGGGWNDNPLQADDIRQAQSVVETALESGINVFDHADIYTFSKAEQAFGEVLKQSPSLRDAMYLQSKCGIRFEDEFGPGRYDFSAEWVTESLNGILSRLNTEKLDVFLLHRPDPLVELDELASALNQLKQAGKFDYLGVSNMNHHQIQFLQSALDMPIVANQVEMSLAKLDWLNDGVMVGTPSQQEINFASGTLEYCRANSVQLQAWGSLARGAFSEQGRHSDSESVRNTAEYVATLCHKYQVPSEAIVLAFLLRHPASIQPVIGTTNLERIKACATSTSVTLTREEWYSLFVKARGHALP, encoded by the coding sequence ATGGATCAATCTCCGATTAGTAAGTACTTACCTAATGCAAGCCAATTGGTGTATGGGTGCATGGGTTTAGGTGGAGGGTGGAATGATAACCCTCTACAGGCCGATGACATCAGGCAGGCACAAAGCGTTGTTGAAACTGCACTGGAGTCAGGAATCAATGTCTTTGACCATGCTGACATTTACACCTTTAGTAAAGCTGAGCAAGCCTTTGGTGAGGTGCTAAAGCAAAGCCCTTCGTTGCGAGATGCTATGTACTTGCAATCTAAGTGCGGTATTCGTTTTGAAGATGAGTTTGGCCCTGGAAGGTATGATTTTTCTGCTGAGTGGGTGACAGAATCATTAAACGGCATATTAAGCAGACTTAATACCGAAAAACTTGATGTGTTCTTGCTGCACCGCCCAGATCCTTTGGTTGAGTTAGATGAGTTAGCAAGTGCTTTGAACCAGCTAAAACAAGCGGGCAAGTTTGACTACCTTGGCGTGTCGAACATGAATCATCACCAAATTCAGTTTTTACAGTCAGCGTTAGATATGCCGATTGTGGCTAACCAAGTTGAAATGTCACTAGCGAAGTTAGATTGGCTAAACGATGGTGTGATGGTCGGTACACCAAGCCAGCAAGAGATCAATTTTGCCAGTGGTACATTGGAGTACTGCCGTGCAAACAGTGTTCAGCTTCAGGCATGGGGTAGCCTTGCTAGAGGCGCGTTTTCTGAGCAAGGTCGCCATTCAGACAGTGAAAGTGTTCGCAACACCGCTGAATATGTGGCGACGCTTTGCCACAAGTACCAAGTTCCAAGCGAAGCGATTGTACTGGCGTTTCTACTTCGTCATCCGGCAAGTATTCAGCCTGTTATTGGCACTACTAACCTTGAACGCATTAAAGCGTGCGCTACTTCAACCTCGGTTACCCTGACTCGTGAAGAGTGGTACAGCCTATTTGTTAAAGCGCGTGGCCATGCGCTGCCTTAG
- a CDS encoding GlcG/HbpS family heme-binding protein — MLNQNNVQALINEAISKATAASQSIAVSICDTHGELLGFIRMDGVSLQAGVLAQSKAYTSARDRQPSGNLGAWVRETGKTLSYWTDPKITGFKGGLPIERNGVVVGGIGVSGLSEEEDETLAIEVLNAVF; from the coding sequence ATGCTTAATCAAAATAATGTACAAGCCCTGATAAATGAGGCGATTAGCAAAGCGACAGCGGCAAGCCAATCTATTGCAGTGAGTATTTGTGATACCCACGGTGAGCTACTGGGCTTCATTCGTATGGATGGTGTCAGTCTACAAGCAGGAGTGCTGGCGCAAAGCAAAGCGTATACATCAGCTCGTGATCGTCAGCCAAGTGGCAACCTCGGCGCTTGGGTGCGGGAAACAGGCAAAACACTCTCCTACTGGACAGATCCAAAGATCACAGGTTTTAAAGGCGGCCTACCGATTGAGCGAAATGGTGTCGTTGTCGGGGGCATCGGGGTCAGTGGTCTGAGTGAAGAAGAGGACGAAACGCTAGCGATTGAGGTACTTAACGCGGTGTTTTAG
- a CDS encoding dimethyl sulfoxide reductase anchor subunit family protein, translating into MIFHEYSLIFFTVLAQTAVGGYILVSARALAMGHDEEKINSYKVPMFVLWALMGVGFLFSTTHLGSPFRAFNALNQVGTAWLSNEIFFGAAFFAVGGLQWLLSVLKKGGAGIQKALMIGAMVLGAIFMYAMINVYMIDTVPTWFNAYTPLSFIMTMVVAGLLLSQLVIVSANDSRFTVDRTIIMLAVVAVALSLVVTMGKANLIGDIQTSVVKASQLVDGFGVYLGVQVALLMAGLLIWALPMINKSSVNPVNLSVALVLILASELIGRGLFYSLHMTSGL; encoded by the coding sequence ATGATTTTCCATGAGTATTCGTTAATCTTCTTTACGGTGTTAGCGCAAACCGCTGTGGGTGGCTACATCCTAGTCAGTGCTCGCGCACTGGCAATGGGTCATGATGAAGAGAAAATCAACAGCTACAAAGTGCCGATGTTTGTACTTTGGGCTCTGATGGGAGTGGGGTTTCTATTCTCTACTACTCACTTAGGCTCTCCATTCCGTGCCTTCAACGCACTAAACCAAGTGGGAACCGCATGGTTATCGAATGAAATCTTCTTCGGTGCCGCTTTCTTTGCGGTAGGTGGTTTGCAATGGCTACTTTCTGTACTGAAAAAAGGTGGAGCGGGTATCCAAAAAGCGCTGATGATTGGTGCTATGGTGCTTGGGGCGATCTTCATGTACGCGATGATTAACGTCTACATGATTGATACCGTGCCGACTTGGTTTAACGCCTACACACCACTGAGCTTCATCATGACTATGGTGGTTGCAGGTTTACTACTGTCTCAACTTGTGATTGTGTCAGCGAATGATTCACGCTTCACCGTTGACCGCACTATCATCATGCTTGCTGTCGTAGCTGTGGCGCTGAGCCTTGTTGTCACAATGGGTAAAGCTAACCTAATTGGTGACATTCAAACTTCTGTGGTTAAAGCATCCCAACTGGTTGATGGCTTCGGGGTCTACCTTGGCGTCCAAGTCGCGTTGTTGATGGCTGGCCTACTGATTTGGGCTTTACCAATGATCAACAAATCAAGTGTTAACCCGGTCAACCTAAGCGTAGCGTTAGTGTTAATCCTCGCTTCAGAGCTGATTGGTCGTGGTTTGTTCTACAGCCTACACATGACTTCAGGTTTATAA
- a CDS encoding DMSO/selenate family reductase complex B subunit, whose product MKQYGFYIDSSKCTGCKTCQLACKDYRDLDIKRNYRRVYEYAGGGFVQDGDTWVQKDVFSYYLSIACNHCSNPACVKVCPSGAMHKRTEDGLVVVDEDVCIGCQHCSNACPYGAPQYSKEKGHMTKCDGCYERVAEGKQPMCVESCPLRALEFGEIGELREKYGTTADVAPLPSSSLTLPNIVIKLNKNSKPTGDTSGFLANPKEV is encoded by the coding sequence ATGAAACAATACGGCTTTTACATTGATTCAAGTAAATGCACAGGTTGTAAAACTTGCCAGCTTGCTTGTAAAGATTACCGCGACCTAGACATCAAACGTAACTATCGCCGCGTTTACGAATACGCTGGTGGTGGCTTTGTTCAAGATGGCGACACTTGGGTACAGAAAGATGTCTTCTCTTACTATCTATCGATTGCCTGTAACCACTGCTCTAACCCAGCATGTGTGAAAGTGTGCCCATCTGGCGCAATGCACAAGCGTACCGAAGACGGTCTTGTCGTCGTTGATGAAGACGTGTGTATCGGTTGTCAGCACTGTAGCAATGCCTGCCCTTACGGCGCCCCACAATACAGTAAAGAGAAAGGTCACATGACTAAGTGTGACGGCTGCTATGAGCGTGTGGCAGAAGGCAAACAGCCGATGTGTGTTGAATCTTGTCCTCTGCGCGCACTTGAATTTGGTGAGATCGGCGAACTACGTGAAAAATACGGCACCACAGCTGATGTGGCACCATTACCATCCTCTAGCCTAACGCTGCCAAACATAGTGATTAAGCTAAACAAAAACTCAAAACCAACCGGTGATACCAGTGGTTTCTTAGCTAACCCGAAGGAGGTGTAA